One Monomorium pharaonis isolate MP-MQ-018 chromosome 4, ASM1337386v2, whole genome shotgun sequence DNA segment encodes these proteins:
- the LOC105836853 gene encoding protein tiptop isoform X3, translating into MSPRCPSRDSRESSGPATGSPPPPATRSSASPVSPSSIVPLPLGTHSLLPSHPAAVMAAYLQQTHQRLLLGHSPLSRGSVSPLVSSSCSPPAATPGLLVSPTSVGEISPSATPLPAVLDFSTRKTSSTEEDEEEQILNLSKPPTPSSSTETNNGPLDLSVSSRKRPGPEDSPPPPPRKSSRLASTTSSTSHQETPPGVTSGFGRPPVVSPWTSPVVASHFPYFAAAVAAAATSQQQLSPKSTSGVVDHHQLWNGKMKPPAALDKPYQPSEATKALEKMSELSKLGGEDLFRSSSGGGGAGTGANAPATTSSSRHSAWQSHWLNKGADQAKDVLKCVWCKQSFPTLAAMTTHMKEAKHCGVNMPVPPPTQGIHSQQTTMPTIPPPQQPHQPQTSTGNTGSNNSATPSSKQSPSDLNLLIKETMPLPRKLVRGQDVWLGKGAEQTRQILKCMWCGQSFRSLAEMTSHMQQTQHYTNIISQEQIISWKSSDESKSGNATGTAGGGGNVAGGGGGTVQPGGGGSGPHGNNGGPGAGATSSHVSAVLTCKVCDQAFSSLKELSNHMVKNSHYKEHIMRSITESGGRRRQTREKRKKSLPVRKLLELERAQNEFKNGDAAAGLTHSLGKHAGRITCEKCGEKIETPLFVEHIRQCIGAGTVGANQRNFLKNALMSNHLPATLPPNESGRKSVNEETSSISSRHHRSPSSASDATTPGKDTPTPNANETTAPIGTSPSVLNAIEKLIEKSFDSRVRHGTPGLHHAQPGAPIGTSILKRLGIDESVDYTKPLVDPQTMSLLRSYQQQQHQQQHFNANAATRRERSGSESSSISERGSGRTDTMTPERRMDLSNASHERHSGSMPSHHHRATPEKQAAPLPSRHHQPTEESGDEESSTVVVKKEPRDEETEERGTNEEEQQQSTREVFVKKEIVDDCRDEEDQSSYNHRRSSLHETPEDGREVMSPRMNPPTPRPTSQVEQVARSPCRNSTSSPTSSDRSVTPRGTPDTKASSSLGALSSMFDSLSGGGGGSGGNNVDSQGRKTSSHPLAALQKLCDKTETRGSGASGTSRSGGSSATSTIGSGSSNTVGVTGPGPGPTPGAILAFSWACNDAVVTADSIMKCAFCDTPFISKGAYRHHLSKMHFVKDGVIPDPLTIGRSAAAAAAAAAAAVSQGTSGGPSRNSTSPPTSQRNKSPPLPQANGSPSQSAASPLEESPHSKFLKYTELAKQLSSKYV; encoded by the coding sequence ATGAGTCCGCGCTGTCCTTCGAGAGATTCTCGGGAATCATCCGGTCCGGCGACCGGAAGTCCCCCACCACCTGCTACCAGGAGCAGCGCGAGTCCAGTCAGTCCAAGTAGTATCGTGCCTCTACCCCTTGGAACTCACTCCCTGCTACCATCCCACCCTGCAGCGGTCATGGCGGCGTATCTGCAACAGACCCATCAGCGTCTCCTCCTCGGCCACTCGCCTTTATCGCGTGGTTCGGTGTCGCCGCTGGTCTCTTCCTCGTGTTCGCCACCAGCCGCCACCCCCGGTCTCTTAGTATCGCCTACCAGCGTCGGGGAGATCTCGCCGTCGGCGACACCCCTGCCAGCTGTACTGGACTTCAGCACGAGGAAAACGTCTTCGACCGAGGAGGACGAGGAAGAACAGATATTAAATCTCAGCAAACCACCTACGCCGTCTTCCTCGACGGAAACGAACAATGGTCCGCTGGATCTTTCGGTATCCAGCAGGAAGCGACCTGGACCGGAAGActcgccgccaccgccaccgcgcAAGTCATCGAGACTGGCTTCCACGACAAGCTCTACGAGCCATCAGGAAACACCACCGGGAGTCACGTCCGGTTTCGGTAGACCGCCCGTGGTGTCTCCCTGGACGTCTCCGGTGGTGGCCTCGCACTTTCCGTACTTCGCCGCAGCGGTAGCGGCAGCGGCTACTAGTCAGCAGCAGCTTTCGCCGAAGAGCACCAGTGGAGTAGTAGATCATCATCAACTTTGGAATGGGAAAATGAAACCGCCAGCCGCGTTGGACAAGCCGTATCAACCTAGCGAAGCTACAAAGGCACTCGAGAAAATGAGTGAACTGAGCAAGTTGGGTGGCGAGGATCTCTTCAGGTCGTCTTCCGGAGGAGGTGGTGCTGGGACAGGTGCCAACGCACCGGCGACGACGTCCAGTAGTCGCCATAGCGCCTGGCAATCTCACTGGTTGAATAAAGGTGCCGATCAAGCGAAGGATGTTCTGAAATGCGTATGGTGCAAACAAAGTTTCCCGACTTTGGCCGCAATGACGACGCACATGAAGGAGGCAAAGCACTGCGGCGTAAACATGCCGGTACCACCGCCAACGCAAGGAATTCATTCCCAGCAAACGACGATGCCAACCATACCACCGCCTCAACAGCCGCATCAACCGCAAACATCCACCGGCAATACTGGCAGTAACAATTCGGCCACACCTAGCAGCAAACAAAGTCCATCCGATTTGAATCTACTGATCAAGGAAACGATGCCACTGCCGCGAAAGCTTGTGCGAGGCCAGGATGTCTGGTTAGGCAAGGGAGCTGAACAAACGCGGCAGATTTTAAAGTGCATGTGGTGCGGACAGAGCTTCCGCTCCCTAGCCGAGATGACCTCGCATATGCAGCAAACGCAACATTACACGAATATTATCTCTCAGGAGCAGATAATATCCTGGAAATCATCAGACGAGAGCAAGAGCGGTAACGCAACCGGTACTGCAGGAGGTGGCGGAAATGTCGCCGGTGGTGGGGGCGGCACAGTACAACCAGGCGGAGGAGGATCCGGACCTCACGGAAACAATGGTGGACCCGGTGCTGGTGCCACGAGCAGTCACGTTAGCGCTGTACTGACCTGCAAGGTTTGCGATCAAGCGTTCAGCTCCCTAAAGGAATTGAGCAATCATATGGTAAAGAATTCGCATTACAAGGAACATATAATGCGCTCGATTACCGAAAGCGGTGGACGTCGGCGACAAACGCGCGAGAAACGGAAAAAGTCACTGCCCGTGAGAAAGTTGCTGGAACTAGAACGCGCGCAGAACGAATTTAAAAATGGCGACGCTGCCGCCGGTTTGACTCACAGCCTCGGCAAGCACGCCGGTAGAATCACATGCGAGAAATGCGGCGAAAAGATAGAAACCCCGCTTTTCGTTGAACACATACGTCAATGTATCGGCGCGGGCACGGTGGGCGCCAATCAGCGAAATTTCCTGAAGAACGCGCTCATGTCCAATCATTTGCCCGCGACGTTGCCGCCCAACGAAAGCGGACGTAAGAGCGTCAATGAGGAAACGTCTTCGATATCTTCGAGGCACCATCGGTCTCCCTCTTCGGCTAGCGACGCAACAACGCCGGGAAAAGATACTCCTACACCGAACGCTAATGAAACTACCGCTCCGATAGGTACCTCACCGTCGGTTTTGAACGCGATAGAGAAGCTCATCGAAAAGAGTTTCGATTCTCGCGTGAGGCACGGTACGCCCGGTTTGCATCACGCTCAACCCGGCGCGCCGATAGGTACGAGCATCCTCAAGCGTTTGGGTATCGACGAGAGTGTAGATTATACGAAACCTCTGGTCGATCCGCAAACAATGAGTCTACTTCGATCTtatcagcagcagcagcatcagcagcaacACTTTAACGCAAACGCCGCGACGAGAAGGGAGCGAAGCGGTAGCGAGTCCAGTTCGATATCGGAACGAGGAAGTGGCAGGACGGATACCATGACACCGGAGAGACGTATGGACCTGTCTAACGCGAGTCACGAAAGACACTCGGGTTCCATGCCTTCTCATCATCATCGCGCCACACCTGAGAAACAAGCCGCCCCGTTACCTAGTCGCCATCATCAACCTACGGAGGAATCCGGAGACGAGGAATCGTCTACCGTAGTGGTGAAGAAAGAGCCGAGGGATGAGGAGACAGAGGAGCGAGGTACGAACGAGGAAGAGCAACAGCAATCGACGAGGGAGGTCTTCGTGAAGAAGGAAATAGTAGACGATTGCAGAGACGAGGAGGATCAGAGTTCCTACAATCACCGACGAAGCAGCCTCCATGAGACGCCGGAGGACGGACGAGAGGTTATGTCACCTCGCATGAATCCACCCACGCCCCGACCGACTAGCCAAGTGGAACAGGTCGCACGTAGTCCCTGCAGGAACAGCACAAGCAGTCCTACCAGCAGCGACCGATCGGTCACACCGCGAGGTACACCTGACACTAAGGCATCCAGTAGTCTCGGAGCGCTGTCCTCCATGTTCGACAGCTTAtccggcggtggcggtggtaGCGGCGGTAACAACGTCGACTCGCAAGGACGTAAAACAAGCAGCCATCCTCTCGCGGCGTTACAGAAATTATGCGATAAGACGGAAACGCGAGGTTCTGGCGCCAGCGGTACCTCAAGATCCGGAGGTAGTTCCGCAACTAGCACCATCGGTTCCGGCAGCAGTAACACGGTAGGGGTGACCGGTCCAGGACCTGGGCCAACACCAGGTGCCATCTTGGCTTTCAGCTGGGCCTGCAATGACGCCGTAGTTACCGCGGATTCAATAATGAAGTGTGCATTCTGCGATACACCCTTCATTTCGAAAGGCGCGTACAGGCATCATCTCTCCAAAATGCACTTTGTCAAGGACGGCGTCATTCCGGATCCATTAACCATCGGCAGATCGGCGGCAGCAGCCGCGGCCGCGGCCGCCGCGGCGGTTTCCCAGGGCACTTCCGGCGGGCCGAGTCGCAACTCCACGTCGCCGCCGACGTCGCAGCGCAACAAGTCGCCGCCGCTTCCGCAGGCGAACGGCAGCCCGTCGCAGTCAGCGGCCTCACCCCTCGAGGAGAGCCCGCACTCCAAATTTCTCAAGTATACGGAGCTGGCAAAGCAATTGTCCAGCAAGTACGTATAG